The Longimicrobium sp. DNA window GGGCGCTGGGGCCGGATCTCGTGGTGGTGGATACGCCACCCGCGCTGGGCCCCATCACGACGGCCGCGGTCCGTGGCTCCGATCTGGTCCTCATTCCCGCCGTCCCGGGCAAGGAGAGCCTGGAGCGGATCAACGACATCGCCGCGCTCGCGCGCGGGGCCGCCACGGCCGTGCAGCTGCGCGTGCTGCTCACGCTCGTACACAGGCGGTCGAACCTTCTCGCGTGGATGCAGGAGGAGGTGGACCGGCACTACCCCGGTTTGAGGATGGACCGCACGTTCCCCTTCGAGATGGCTGCCGGCGAGGCGGCGCTGTACGAGAAGCCCGTCACGCTCTACGCGCCGCGCTCCAGCAACGCCGCGGAGTTCTGCGACCTGGTGCGCGAGGTGCTGGGGATCCTCGGGCTGGCGCGGGTCGGCCTCCGGCCGGCTGCGGGTGGGCTGTGACCCTCGGGCGCGGCCGGGGAGGGGATCAGCCGCGGGTCCGGCTGGACGACAACGTCGGCACGTATGACGCGAGCCGCGACGGCCGGAGCGGTGAAGGGCGTCTGCAGGAGGTTCGACTGGATCGCATCGACGCCTCGCCCTTCCAGGTGAGGCTCGTATTCCCGCCCGCGGAAATCGAGCGCCTCGCCGACAGCGTGCTGGCGAACGGGCTCATCCACGAGCCGCGCGCGCGGCCGCATCCGTCCAAGCAGGGCTGGGTCGAGCTCATGCCCGGTGAGATGCGCGTACGCGCTCTCCACCGCCTGGTGGAGCGAGGCGAGGCCGCCCCGGTCCTGAAACGAGACGGGGAAGGGAACTGGCTCGTTCCTGTCCGGCTCGAACCGACGGATGACGACCGTGCCGATGCGATGGTGTTCGG harbors:
- a CDS encoding ParA family protein; this translates as MPKVLSLVGAKGGTLKTSSVTAIAHLAAKGGLYVVMVDADPQADLTSRSGFSRVAEPLAADPVAVTFGSDHGLPRQLLRGGRSMEGADLSSALRQIERARALGPDLVVVDTPPALGPITTAAVRGSDLVLIPAVPGKESLERINDIAALARGAATAVQLRVLLTLVHRRSNLLAWMQEEVDRHYPGLRMDRTFPFEMAAGEAALYEKPVTLYAPRSSNAAEFCDLVREVLGILGLARVGLRPAAGGL